From one Triticum urartu cultivar G1812 chromosome 3, Tu2.1, whole genome shotgun sequence genomic stretch:
- the LOC125543315 gene encoding U11/U12 small nuclear ribonucleoprotein 59 kDa protein-like, giving the protein MFPQPNAFGPLRPPQPPPWQWQWQQQQHHHHHHPHQQLPFQPEAAALAAASSFWQRDNVREHLKKLQETVAISSALINELEEIALVRNSSDASAQEPDSSAVASSSGSGVSSPGRPCHFSELASEIKISQDTHESLATDAANYLCSQLQHLLAPISSAINQDGPWAEKTAMVSLAQKLQKSKRNKRWRKRKRKHVAELFQKESAEFDRVDQEADEWRARQIANDIAKRKVESMKQIAKKKANEERKRLESELELALMVEKLQELRSVRVEKLKKQGHFLPEEDDKYLERVKAAVEEEERQAATAARTDAAKDAILTAEESRKAAHNTTAQEDGLGQPKSGSAPEQNQGDASISERSDHASQKTEHDDQKVEIKGPAHSESLTNLPFEFYHYYHGSSYDLGTLIEVRRMWDSFIRPGGSRIPGHWVQPPPPANDVWASYLVQPK; this is encoded by the exons ATGTTCCCACAGCCGAATGCCTTTGGACCACTGCGGCCTCCTCAGCCTCCGCCATGGCAGTggcagtggcagcagcagcagcaccaccaccaccaccacccgcaCCAGCAGCTCCCTTTCCAGCCTGAGGCGGCGGCACTGGCGGCGGCCAGTTCCTTTTGGCAGCGTGACAATGTGCGGGAGCATTTGAAGAAGCTGCAAGAGACCGTCGCGATTTCAAGCGCTCT GATAAACGAGCTAGAGGAGATTGCACTTGTGAGGAATTCATCGGATGCTAGTGCACAAGAACCAGATTCGTCTGCAGTAGCATCGTCTTCAGGGTCTGGCGTCTCTTCTCCAGGCAGGCCTTGCCATTTTTCAGAGCTTGCAAGTGAAATCAAGATTAGCCAAGACACTCATGAATCTCTGGCGACAGATGCGGCCAATTATCTCTGTTCTCAACTTCAGCACCTCCTGGCACCTATTTCTTCCGCTATTAACCAAGACGGTCCCTGGGCAGAAAAAACGGCAATGGTTTCGTTAGCTCAGAAGCTGCAGAAGTCCAAGAGAAATAAGCGatggaggaagaggaagagaaagcATGTAGCAGAGCTTTTCCAGAAG GAAAGTGCAGAATTTGACAGAGTTGATCAGGAAGCTGATGAATGGAGGGCTAGGCAAATAGCTAATGACATTGCAAAACGCAAG GTGGAAAGCATGAAGCAGATTGCCAAGAAGAAAGCAAATGAGGAAAGAAAACGTCTAGAATCTGAG CTCGAGCTTGCACTAATGGTCGAGAAACTACAGGAGCTCCGCTCTGTAAGggttgaaaaactgaagaaacaag GTCATTTTCTGCCAGAAGAGGATGATAAATATCTTGAGCGTGTCAAGGCTGCAGTTGAGGAAGAGGAGCGCCAAGCTGCAACTGCTGCCCGAACTGATGCTGCGAAGGATGCTATTCTCACCGCTGAGGAATCAAGGAAGGCTGCCCATAATACAACTGCTCAAGAAGATGGCCTTGGACAACCTAAAAGTGGGTCGGCGCCAGAGCAGAACCAAGGAGATGCAAGCATAAGTGAGAGAAGTGATCATGCAAGTCAAAAGACAGAACATGATGATCAAAAGGTCGAGATAAAAGGTCCTGCGCATTCCGAATCTCTGACCAATCTGCCTTTTGAGTTCTACCACTATTATCATGGAAGTAGCTATGACCTGGGGACACTCATTGAG GTACGCAGAATGTGGGATTCTTTTATCAGACCTGGAGGAAG CCGTATACCTGGCCACTGGGTTCAGCCACCCCCTCCAGCTAATGATGTATGGGCATCATATTTGGTGCAGCCCAAGTAA